A section of the Gloeobacter violaceus PCC 7421 genome encodes:
- a CDS encoding hemolysin family protein, whose amino-acid sequence MPSVIFEILIVLVLVVANGVFAMSEMAVVSSRKARLQQMAGEGNTGARVAVELADAPNRFLSTVQIGITLIGIFAGAYGGATIAGTLAPQLARVSWLAAYSEALAFVLVVGTITYLSLVLGELLPKRLALSNPERIAARIAVPMSVLSRVAAPLVKLLSLSTDLALKALGVKPSAALAVTEEEIRLLIEQGTETGAIAHSEQDLLERVFSFGDRQVAALMTPRPDIVWLDLKDSEAENRRKLAAFHHSQFPVCLGELDKFLGVVRVKDLFERLLAARPLTLEEALLQPLVVPETAPALVVLEQFKKSGIHMALVVDEFGGVQGLVTLTDILEALVGDLPVDGTTDEAQAVRREDGSWLVDGSLSLDELEHLVEPLPELPRVGYRTVGGLVMAQLGRIPKATDHFNLGPCRFEVVDMDGNRVDRVLITTLGAGAERDSPP is encoded by the coding sequence ATGCCCTCGGTAATCTTTGAGATTTTGATTGTCCTGGTGCTGGTCGTCGCCAACGGTGTGTTTGCGATGTCCGAGATGGCGGTGGTCTCCTCGCGCAAGGCGCGTCTGCAGCAGATGGCCGGCGAGGGCAACACCGGTGCGCGGGTGGCTGTGGAGTTGGCCGACGCGCCCAACCGTTTTCTCTCGACGGTGCAGATCGGGATCACGTTGATTGGTATTTTTGCCGGCGCCTACGGCGGGGCGACGATTGCAGGCACCCTGGCGCCACAGCTTGCGCGGGTAAGCTGGCTCGCTGCCTACAGCGAGGCGCTGGCCTTCGTCCTGGTGGTCGGCACCATCACCTATCTGTCGCTGGTTCTGGGGGAATTGTTGCCCAAGCGCCTGGCCCTGAGTAACCCCGAGCGCATTGCCGCGCGCATCGCCGTTCCGATGAGTGTGCTCTCGCGCGTCGCCGCTCCACTGGTCAAACTGTTGAGCCTCTCGACCGATCTGGCCCTCAAGGCGCTCGGAGTCAAACCCTCTGCGGCGCTTGCCGTCACCGAGGAGGAAATCCGCCTGCTCATCGAGCAAGGCACCGAGACCGGCGCCATCGCCCACAGCGAACAGGATCTGCTCGAGCGCGTCTTCAGCTTCGGCGACCGGCAGGTGGCGGCGCTGATGACGCCGCGCCCGGACATCGTCTGGCTCGATCTCAAAGATTCCGAAGCGGAAAACCGGCGCAAACTCGCGGCGTTTCACCACTCGCAGTTCCCGGTGTGCCTGGGAGAACTCGACAAATTCCTGGGGGTGGTCCGGGTAAAGGATCTGTTCGAGCGCTTGCTCGCCGCTCGGCCGCTCACTCTGGAGGAAGCTTTGCTCCAGCCGCTGGTGGTACCGGAGACGGCACCCGCCCTGGTGGTGCTGGAGCAGTTCAAAAAGTCGGGGATCCACATGGCGCTGGTGGTCGATGAATTCGGGGGTGTCCAGGGTCTGGTCACCCTCACGGACATCCTCGAAGCTCTGGTGGGAGATTTGCCTGTGGACGGCACGACCGATGAGGCGCAGGCGGTGCGGCGCGAGGACGGCTCGTGGCTGGTGGACGGGTCGTTGAGCCTCGACGAACTGGAGCACCTGGTCGAACCGTTGCCCGAGCTGCCGCGCGTCGGCTATCGGACCGTCGGGGGCCTGGTCATGGCCCAACTGGGCCGTATCCCGAAAGCAACCGACCACTTCAATCTGGGGCCGTGCCGCTTCGAAGTCGTCGACATGGACGGCAACCGCGTCGACCGGGTGCTCATCACCACCTTGGGGGCCGGGGCCGAACGAGATTCGCCGCCTTGA